One Centroberyx gerrardi isolate f3 chromosome 2, fCenGer3.hap1.cur.20231027, whole genome shotgun sequence DNA window includes the following coding sequences:
- the LOC144539812 gene encoding uncharacterized protein LOC144539812, with protein MKSDVDHTLFQDFTKLRLCKSIRPGIKPGDPTVHDVSAIRYNINGTMDFKIQHSDNWTLLPKHQLRHTTSDTLTVTPLYTESQKIKEMKYKHLQDLKEVIPKDFHSFYDNLKH; from the exons ATGAAGTCAGATGTGGACCATACCTTATTCCAAGACTTCACCAAACTGAGGCTCTGCAAGTCCATCCGCCCAGGGATCAAACCCGGTGACCCCACTGTCCATGATGTCAGTGCCATCAG GTACAACATCAATGGGACGATGGACTTCAAGATTCAGCACTCGGATAACTGGACTCTATTGCCAAAGCACCAGCTCCGACACACCACCTCAGACACGCTTACAGTCACACCACTCTACACAGAGAGCCAGAAGATCAAGGAGATGAAATACAAACACCTCCAAGACCTCAAGGAGGTCATACCGAAAGACTTCCACAGCTTTTATGACAATCTAAAACActaa
- the slc38a9 gene encoding neutral amino acid transporter 9: MEEDCKPLLGSVRTGESYSHRGSTDSLDFKAKRPFHVEPRNIVEDDPQEKVSAEAAILNSRVHYYSRLTGSSDRLLSPPDHVIPRPEEIYIYSPLGTAFKVTGGDHSSKNPSIITIFAIWNTMMGTSILSIPWGIKQAGFTLGILILICMGLLMLYCCYRVLKSPKSIPYVDTSDWEFPDVCRYYFGKFGQWSSLVFSMVSLIGAMVVYWVLMSNFLYNTGKFIYNYAHNINVSDSEFGTNGSDKVICPYPNTDPGGNNSINVLYLGDSSNDTSDVALFDHWWSKTNTIPFYLIILLLPLLNFRSASFFARFTFLGTISVVYLIILVTYKAIRLGFHLEFHWFESPQFYVPEFRLLFPQLTGVLTLAFFIHNCIITLMKSNRHQENNVRDLSVAYLLVGLTYLYVGVLIFAAFPTPPLSKDCIEPNFLDNFPSSDVMVFVARTCLLFQMTTVYPLLGYLVRVQMMGQIFGNHYPSFFHVLTLNILIVGAGVVMAKFYPNIGSIIRYSGATCGLALVFVFPALVHMISLKRQGVLRWPSALFHSFLILLGIANLLGQFFM, from the exons ATGGAGGAAGACTGCAAACCACTGCTGGGCTCGGTGCGAACAGGAGAGAGTTACTCACATAGAGGCTCCACAGACTCACTGGACTTCAAGGCTAAAAG GCCTTTCCATGTGGAGCCCAGGAACATAGTAGAAGATGACCCCCAGGAGAAGGTGTCTGCCGAGGCTGCCATCCTTAACAGCAGAGTTCATTACTACAGCCGACTAACAGGCTCTTCTGACAGACTACTG agtcCCCCAGACCATGTGATCCCCCGGCCAGAGgagatttacatttacagtccTCTTGGGACTGCATTCAAGGTGACAGGCGGTGACCATTCCTCTAAAAACCCAAGTATCATCACAAT aTTTGCCATATGGAACACAATGATGGGCACATCCATACTCAGTATACCTTGGGGTATAAAGCAG gCTGGCTTCACTCTTGGGATTCTCATTCTCATCTGCATGGGCCTGCTGATGCTCTACTGTTGTTACAGAGTGCTCAAATCACCAAAGTCAATAC CCTATGTGGACACATCAGATTGGGAATTCCCTGATGTGTGTAGATACTACTTTGGCAAGTTTGGCCAGTGGTCTAGCCTGGTCTTCTCAATGGTGTCACTTATTGGAGCCATGGTGGTTTACTGGGTCCTCATGTCCAACTTCCTCTACAACACTGGCAAATTTATCTACA ACTATGCTCACAACATCAACGTGTCAGATTCAGAGTTTGGGACCAATGGCTCAGATAAAG TAATCTGTCCATATCCAAACACTGACCCCGGAGGTAACAACAGCATCAATGTCCTCTACTTGGGTGACAGCAGCAACGATACCTCAGATGTAGCCCTGTTTGACCACTGGTGGAGCAAGACCAACACTATCCCCTTCTACCTCATCATCCTGTTGCTGCCACTGCTCAACTTCCGCTCTGCCTCCTTCTTCGCCAGGTTCACCTTCTTGG GCACCATATCAGTGGTCTACCTGATTATCCTGGTCACTTATAAGGCCATTCGTCTCGGCTTCCACCTGGAGTTCCACTGGTTTGAGTCACCCCAGTTCTATGTTCCAG AGTTCAGACTGCTCTTCCCTCAGCTGACAGGTGTTCTCACACTTGCCTTCTTCATCCACAACTGCATCATCACACTAATGAAGAGCAACAGGCACCAAGAGAACAAT GTGCGGGACCTGTCTGTGGCTTATCTTCTAGTAGGGCTGACCTACCTGTATGTGGGAGTGTTGATCTTTGCAGCCTTTCCCACACCTCCACTGTCCAAAGACTGCATCGAACCA aaCTTCTTAGACAACTTCCCTAGTAGTGATGTGATGGTGTTCGTGGCTCGGACCTGCCTGTTATTCCAGATGACAACAGTGTACCCTCTGCTGGGATACCTGGTACGAGTCCAGATGATGGGCCAAATCTTTGGCAACCACTACCCCAG TTTCTTCCATGTCCTCACTCTGAACATCTTAATTGTTGGAGCTGGTGTCGTCATGGCCAAGTTTTATCCCAACATTGGATCCATCATACG GTACTCTGGTGCAACATGTGGCTTGGCTTTAGTATTTGTCTTCCCTGCCTTGGTCCATATGATCTCCCTAAAGCGGCAGGGGGTGCTCCGCTGGCCATCTGCCCTCTTTCACAGTTTCTTGATCCTGCTAGGCATAGCGAACCTGCTTGGTCAGTTCTTCATGTAG